In Mycobacterium tuberculosis H37Rv, a single window of DNA contains:
- the ppsC gene encoding phthiocerol synthesis polyketide synthase type I PpsC, whose product MTAATPDRRAIITEALHKIDDLTARLEIAEKSSSEPIAVIGMGCRFPGGVNNPEQFWDLLCAGRSGIVRVPAQRWDADAYYCDDHTVPGTICSTEGGFLTSWQPDEFDAEFFSISPREAAAMDPQQRLLIEVAWEALEDAGVPQHTIRGTQTSVFVGVTAYDYMLTLAGRLRPVDLDAYIPTGNSANFAAGRLAYILGARGPAVVIDTACSSSLVAVHLACQSLRGRESDMALVGGTNLLLSPGPSIACSRWGMLSPEGRCKTFDASADGYVRGEGAAVVVLKRLDDAVRDGNRILAVVRGSAVNQDGASSGVTVPNGPAQQALLAKALTSSKLTAADIDYVEAHGTGTPLGDPIELDSLSKVFSDRAGSDQLVIGSVKTNLGHLEAAAGVAGLMKAVLAVHNGYIPRHLNFHQLTPHASEAASRLRIAADGIDWPTTGRPRRAGVSSFGVSGTNAHVVIEQAPDPMAAAGTEPQRGPVPAVSTLVVFGKTAPRVAATASVLADWLDGPGAAVPLADVAHTLNHHRARQTRFGTVAAVDRRQAVIGLRALAAGQSAPGVVAPREGSIGGGTVFVYSGRGSQWAGMGRQLLADEPAFAAAIAELEPEFVAQGGFSLRDVIAGGKELVGIEQIQLGLIGMQLALTALWRSYGVTPDAVIGHSMGEVAAAVVAGALTPAQGLRVTAVRSRLMAPLSGQGTMALLELDAEATEALIADYPEVSLGIYASPRQTVISGPPLLIDELIDKVRQQNGFATRVNIEVAPHNPAMDALQPAMRSELADLTPQPPTIPIISTTYADLGISLGSGPRFDAEHWATNMRNPVRFHQAIAHAGADHHTFIEISAHPLLTHSISDTLRASYDVDNYLSIGTLQRDAHDTLEFHTNLNTTHTTHPPQTPHPPEPHPVLPTTPWQHTQHWITATSAAYHRPDTHPLLGVGVTDPTNGTRVWESELDPDLLWLADHVIDDLVVLPGAAYAEIALAAATDTFAVEQDQPWMISELDLRQMLHVTPGTVLVTTLTGDEQRCQVEIRTRSGSSGWTTHATATVARAEPLAPLDHEGQRREVTTADLEDQLDPDDLYQRLRGAGQQHGPAFQGIVGLAVTQAGVARAQVRLPASARTGSREFMLHPVMMDIALQTLGATRTATDLAGGQDARQGPSSNSALVVPVRFAGVHVYGDITRGVRAVGSLAAAGDRLVGEVVLTDANGQPLLVVDEVEMAVLGSGSGATELTNRLFMLEWEPAPLEKTAEATGALLLIGDPAAGDPLLPALQSSLRDRITDLELASAADEATLRAAISRTSWDGIVVVCPPRANDESMPDEAQLELARTRTLLVASVVETVTRMGARKSPRLWIVTRGAAQFDAGESVTLAQTGLRGIARVLTFEHSELNTTLVDIEPDGTGSLAALAEELLAGSEADEVALRDGQRYVNRLVPAPTTTSGDLAAEARHQVVNLDSSGASRAAVRLQIDQPGRLDALNVHEVKRGRPQGDQVEVRVVAAGLNFSDVLKAMGVYPGLDGAAPVIGGECVGYVTAIGDEVDGVEVGQRVIAFGPGTFGTHLGTIADLVVPIPDTLADNEAATFGVAYLTAWHSLCEVGRLSPGERVLIHSATGGVGMAAVSIAKMIGARIYTTAGSDAKREMLSRLGVEYVGDSRSVDFADEILELTDGYGVDVVLNSLAGEAIQRGVQILAPGGRFIELGKKDVYADASLGLAALAKSASFSVVDLDLNLKLQPARYRQLLQHILQHVADGKLEVLPVTAFSLHDAADAFRLMASGKHTGKIVISIPQHGSIEAIAAPPPLPLVSRDGGYLIVGGMGGLGFVVARWLAEQGAGLIVLNGRSAPSDEVAAAIAELNASGSRIEVITGDITEPDTAERLVRAVEDAGFRLAGVVHSAMVLADEIVLNMTDSAARRVFAPKVTGSWRLHVATAARDVDWWLTFSSAAALLGTPGQGAYAAANSWVDGLVAHRRSAGLPAVGINWGPWADVGRAQFFKDLGVEMINAEQGLAAMQAVLTADRGRTGVFSLDARQWFQSFPAVAGSSLFAKLHDSAARKSGQRRGGGAIRAQLDALDAAERPGHLASAIADEIRAVLRSGDPIDHHRPLETLGLDSLMGLELRNRLEASLGITLPVALVWAYPTISDLATALCERMDYATPAAAQEISDTEPELSDEEMDLLADLVDASELEAATRGES is encoded by the coding sequence ATGACCGCAGCGACACCAGATCGCCGAGCGATCATCACCGAGGCGCTGCACAAGATCGATGATCTCACGGCGCGCCTGGAAATCGCCGAAAAATCCAGCAGCGAACCGATCGCGGTGATCGGCATGGGTTGCCGGTTCCCGGGCGGGGTCAACAACCCCGAACAGTTCTGGGATTTGTTGTGCGCCGGCCGAAGCGGCATCGTCCGGGTTCCCGCGCAGCGGTGGGACGCCGACGCCTACTACTGTGATGATCACACCGTGCCGGGGACCATCTGCAGCACCGAAGGCGGTTTTCTCACCAGCTGGCAGCCAGATGAGTTCGATGCGGAGTTCTTCTCAATCTCCCCGCGCGAAGCGGCGGCGATGGACCCGCAGCAGCGATTGTTGATTGAAGTTGCGTGGGAAGCGCTAGAAGACGCGGGCGTCCCGCAACACACCATTCGCGGTACGCAAACCTCGGTATTCGTCGGTGTCACCGCCTACGACTACATGCTCACGCTGGCGGGCCGGCTACGACCTGTTGACCTCGACGCGTACATCCCAACCGGGAACTCGGCGAACTTCGCCGCCGGACGGCTGGCCTACATCCTCGGGGCACGCGGACCCGCGGTGGTCATCGACACGGCCTGCTCATCGTCGTTGGTGGCGGTGCACCTGGCATGCCAGAGCCTGCGCGGGCGGGAAAGCGATATGGCGTTGGTGGGTGGAACCAACCTTTTGCTGAGCCCGGGACCCAGCATCGCTTGCTCGCGATGGGGGATGCTGTCACCGGAGGGGCGGTGCAAGACCTTCGATGCGTCCGCCGATGGATACGTGCGCGGCGAGGGTGCCGCGGTGGTGGTGCTCAAGCGGCTGGATGACGCGGTGCGCGACGGCAACCGCATTCTTGCCGTGGTACGCGGTTCGGCGGTCAACCAGGACGGTGCCAGCAGCGGAGTGACCGTTCCCAACGGGCCAGCGCAACAGGCGTTGCTCGCCAAAGCATTGACGTCGTCGAAGTTGACAGCGGCCGATATCGACTACGTCGAGGCCCATGGAACTGGTACTCCGCTGGGCGACCCGATCGAACTCGATTCACTGAGTAAGGTTTTCAGCGATCGAGCGGGTTCGGATCAGTTGGTGATTGGATCGGTGAAGACCAATCTCGGTCACCTGGAAGCGGCGGCCGGTGTCGCCGGGCTGATGAAAGCCGTGCTCGCGGTACACAACGGCTACATTCCGCGGCATCTTAACTTCCACCAGCTGACACCACATGCAAGTGAGGCCGCATCTCGGCTGAGGATCGCCGCCGATGGTATTGACTGGCCAACCACCGGTCGACCTCGCCGGGCGGGGGTGTCGTCGTTCGGCGTCAGTGGGACGAATGCACACGTGGTGATCGAGCAGGCACCCGATCCGATGGCCGCTGCGGGAACGGAGCCGCAGCGCGGCCCCGTTCCCGCGGTGTCGACGCTGGTGGTGTTCGGCAAGACCGCACCGCGGGTGGCTGCGACGGCATCGGTGCTGGCAGATTGGCTGGACGGCCCCGGCGCGGCGGTGCCGCTGGCCGATGTCGCGCACACCCTCAACCATCACCGGGCCCGTCAGACCAGGTTCGGCACGGTAGCCGCTGTCGATCGGCGCCAAGCGGTGATCGGGTTACGCGCGCTGGCCGCGGGTCAATCCGCCCCCGGGGTGGTGGCACCCCGCGAAGGCTCCATCGGAGGCGGCACGGTGTTCGTCTACTCGGGACGAGGATCGCAGTGGGCCGGAATGGGGCGCCAACTGCTGGCCGACGAGCCGGCATTCGCCGCTGCCATCGCCGAACTGGAGCCGGAATTCGTTGCTCAAGGCGGGTTTTCGCTGCGCGACGTGATCGCCGGCGGAAAAGAGTTGGTTGGCATCGAACAGATCCAGCTGGGACTGATCGGGATGCAGCTGGCGCTGACCGCGTTGTGGCGCTCATACGGCGTGACACCCGATGCGGTGATAGGTCACTCGATGGGCGAAGTGGCCGCCGCGGTGGTGGCCGGGGCGCTGACCCCGGCCCAGGGATTACGGGTGACCGCGGTCCGGTCGAGGCTGATGGCGCCGCTGTCCGGGCAGGGCACGATGGCGTTGCTGGAACTCGACGCCGAAGCCACTGAGGCGCTGATTGCCGACTACCCCGAGGTGAGCCTGGGGATCTATGCCTCCCCACGCCAAACCGTGATTTCCGGGCCGCCGCTATTGATCGACGAGCTCATCGACAAGGTGCGCCAACAGAACGGCTTCGCTACCCGAGTCAACATCGAGGTGGCCCCCCACAACCCGGCCATGGATGCACTGCAACCGGCGATGCGTTCGGAATTGGCCGATCTCACCCCGCAACCGCCGACCATCCCGATCATCTCCACCACCTACGCCGACCTCGGCATTTCCCTGGGTTCCGGCCCCAGGTTCGACGCCGAGCACTGGGCAACCAACATGCGCAACCCGGTACGGTTCCACCAGGCCATCGCTCATGCCGGCGCCGATCACCACACCTTCATCGAGATCAGCGCCCACCCGCTGCTGACCCACTCGATCAGCGACACCCTGCGCGCCAGCTACGATGTCGACAACTATCTGAGCATCGGCACCTTGCAACGCGACGCTCACGACACCCTCGAGTTCCACACGAACCTCAACACGACCCACACCACCCATCCCCCCCAGACTCCCCACCCCCCCGAACCCCACCCCGTGCTGCCCACCACCCCATGGCAGCACACCCAGCACTGGATCACCGCCACGTCGGCCGCTTACCACAGGCCCGACACCCACCCGTTGCTTGGCGTCGGTGTCACCGACCCCACTAACGGCACCCGGGTTTGGGAAAGCGAGCTCGACCCTGATCTGCTGTGGCTCGCCGATCACGTCATCGACGATCTCGTTGTGCTGCCCGGGGCGGCCTACGCTGAGATCGCGCTGGCGGCCGCGACCGACACCTTCGCAGTCGAGCAAGATCAGCCCTGGATGATCAGCGAGCTCGACCTTCGGCAGATGCTGCATGTGACCCCAGGCACCGTGTTGGTCACCACGCTCACCGGCGACGAGCAGCGATGCCAGGTCGAAATACGCACCCGCAGCGGGTCTTCGGGATGGACCACCCACGCCACCGCCACCGTTGCCCGCGCCGAGCCGTTAGCACCGCTGGATCACGAAGGACAGCGGCGCGAGGTAACCACTGCCGACCTCGAGGACCAACTGGATCCCGACGACCTGTATCAGCGCCTGCGCGGCGCCGGCCAACAGCACGGACCCGCGTTTCAAGGCATCGTGGGGCTGGCCGTCACGCAAGCTGGCGTGGCCCGTGCGCAAGTACGGCTACCCGCATCGGCCAGAACGGGTTCCCGTGAGTTCATGCTGCACCCGGTGATGATGGATATCGCGTTGCAGACACTGGGAGCCACCCGGACGGCGACCGATCTGGCCGGCGGCCAGGACGCCCGGCAGGGCCCATCTTCCAACTCGGCCTTGGTGGTACCGGTGCGTTTCGCCGGTGTCCACGTGTACGGCGATATCACCCGCGGGGTTCGCGCGGTCGGCTCTCTGGCCGCAGCCGGTGACCGGCTGGTCGGCGAGGTAGTCCTGACCGACGCGAATGGCCAACCGCTGCTGGTCGTCGATGAAGTCGAGATGGCGGTGCTCGGATCCGGCAGTGGCGCAACGGAACTCACCAACCGCCTATTCATGTTGGAGTGGGAGCCCGCACCGCTGGAAAAGACCGCCGAGGCTACGGGTGCCCTGTTGCTGATCGGTGACCCCGCCGCGGGTGACCCGCTGCTGCCCGCGCTGCAGTCGTCGCTGCGCGACCGCATCACCGACCTCGAGCTGGCATCCGCGGCCGACGAAGCCACGCTGCGCGCGGCGATCAGCCGAACCTCCTGGGACGGGATCGTTGTGGTCTGTCCGCCCCGAGCGAACGACGAATCGATGCCGGACGAGGCTCAACTGGAGTTGGCACGCACACGCACGCTGCTGGTCGCCAGCGTGGTCGAGACCGTGACGCGAATGGGTGCCCGCAAGAGCCCCCGACTGTGGATCGTCACCCGTGGCGCTGCACAGTTCGACGCAGGCGAGTCGGTCACGTTGGCGCAGACCGGCCTACGTGGCATCGCACGGGTGCTGACATTTGAGCATTCGGAGTTGAATACCACCCTCGTAGATATCGAACCGGACGGCACCGGCTCGCTGGCCGCCCTGGCCGAGGAGTTGCTTGCCGGTTCCGAGGCCGACGAGGTCGCCTTGCGCGACGGTCAACGCTATGTCAACCGGCTGGTGCCCGCACCCACCACGACCAGTGGTGATCTCGCCGCCGAAGCTCGCCACCAGGTGGTGAACCTGGACAGCTCGGGCGCTTCCAGGGCAGCTGTCCGACTGCAGATCGATCAACCCGGACGGCTGGACGCACTAAACGTTCACGAGGTGAAACGGGGCAGACCGCAAGGCGATCAAGTCGAGGTTCGCGTCGTCGCCGCCGGACTCAACTTCAGCGACGTGCTCAAAGCGATGGGCGTGTATCCGGGACTCGACGGTGCCGCGCCGGTGATCGGCGGCGAATGTGTCGGCTACGTGACGGCCATCGGTGACGAGGTTGACGGCGTCGAGGTCGGACAGCGAGTTATCGCATTCGGCCCTGGCACATTCGGGACCCATCTGGGGACCATCGCCGATCTCGTCGTCCCAATTCCGGACACGCTAGCCGACAACGAGGCGGCCACGTTCGGCGTCGCCTATCTCACCGCCTGGCACTCGCTGTGCGAGGTCGGGCGCCTATCCCCCGGCGAACGCGTGCTCATCCATTCCGCCACCGGCGGTGTTGGAATGGCGGCGGTCTCGATCGCGAAGATGATCGGCGCCCGCATCTACACGACGGCCGGTTCGGACGCCAAACGGGAAATGCTTTCCAGGCTCGGTGTCGAGTACGTCGGCGACTCGCGAAGCGTGGATTTCGCTGACGAGATCCTCGAGCTGACAGACGGCTACGGTGTGGACGTCGTTCTCAATTCGCTGGCGGGCGAGGCGATTCAACGCGGCGTGCAGATCCTTGCGCCCGGTGGCCGGTTCATCGAACTGGGCAAGAAGGACGTCTACGCCGATGCCAGCTTGGGCTTGGCCGCGCTAGCCAAGAGCGCGTCCTTCTCCGTGGTCGACCTCGACCTGAATCTCAAGCTGCAGCCGGCGCGCTACCGCCAACTCCTGCAACACATCCTGCAGCACGTGGCGGATGGCAAACTCGAGGTACTTCCCGTCACCGCATTTAGCCTGCACGATGCGGCCGACGCATTCCGGCTTATGGCATCCGGTAAACACACCGGCAAGATCGTCATCTCGATACCCCAGCACGGCAGCATCGAGGCGATCGCTGCCCCGCCACCACTTCCTCTGGTCAGCCGCGACGGCGGCTACCTCATCGTCGGCGGTATGGGTGGTCTCGGATTCGTCGTCGCGCGCTGGCTGGCTGAGCAAGGTGCGGGACTGATTGTCCTCAACGGACGCTCGGCCCCCAGCGACGAGGTGGCAGCCGCTATCGCGGAGCTGAACGCCTCCGGTAGCCGGATCGAGGTGATCACCGGCGACATCACCGAGCCAGACACCGCCGAGCGGCTGGTGCGGGCGGTCGAAGACGCCGGGTTCCGGCTGGCCGGGGTGGTGCACAGCGCGATGGTTCTCGCCGACGAGATCGTGTTGAACATGACCGATTCCGCCGCTCGGCGAGTGTTCGCCCCGAAGGTCACCGGCAGCTGGCGGCTTCATGTGGCCACCGCCGCGCGCGACGTCGACTGGTGGCTGACCTTCTCCTCGGCCGCCGCGCTGCTGGGCACTCCCGGGCAGGGCGCGTACGCCGCCGCCAACTCGTGGGTCGACGGCCTGGTCGCGCATCGGCGCTCGGCCGGACTTCCCGCTGTCGGGATCAACTGGGGCCCGTGGGCCGACGTTGGACGCGCGCAGTTCTTCAAAGACCTCGGGGTGGAGATGATCAACGCCGAGCAGGGGCTTGCCGCCATGCAGGCGGTACTCACCGCCGATCGCGGGCGCACCGGTGTGTTCAGCCTCGACGCGCGGCAGTGGTTCCAATCGTTCCCCGCTGTGGCGGGGTCCTCGCTGTTCGCGAAGCTGCATGACTCGGCGGCCCGCAAAAGTGGGCAGCGGCGCGGCGGGGGCGCGATTCGCGCTCAGCTAGACGCCCTCGACGCGGCCGAACGCCCAGGCCACCTCGCGTCCGCGATCGCCGACGAGATCCGTGCGGTGCTGCGCTCAGGCGATCCCATCGATCACCACCGACCGCTGGAAACCCTGGGACTCGACTCGCTGATGGGCCTGGAATTGCGCAATCGGCTGGAAGCAAGTCTGGGCATCACGTTGCCGGTCGCGTTGGTGTGGGCATACCCGACGATCAGCGATCTCGCGACCGCCCTGTGCGAACGAATGGACTACGCGACACCCGCGGCTGCGCAGGAGATTTCCGATACAGAACCCGAACTGTCCGACGAGGAGATGGATTTGCTCGCCGATCTGGTTGACGCCAGCGAGCTGGAAGCTGCGACGCGAGGCGAGTCATGA